In a genomic window of Numenius arquata chromosome 5, bNumArq3.hap1.1, whole genome shotgun sequence:
- the FBXL5 gene encoding F-box/LRR-repeat protein 5 isoform X1: MAPFPEEVDVFSAPHWRMKQLVGLYCDKLSKTNFSNNNDFRALLQSLYATFKEFKMHEQIENECIIGLLQQRSRTVYNVHSDNKLSEMLSLFEKGLKNVKNEYEQLNYAKQLKERLEAFTRDFLPHMKEEEEVFQPMLMEYFTYEELKDIKKKVIAQHCSQKEAAEFRGLSKWNQAEELQKVFKYSVDEKADQETEVTGHTTNITNLPPEVMLTIFSYLNPQELCQCSQVSTEWSQLAKTGSLWKHLYPVRWARGDWYSGPAADLETEPDEEWVKNRKDESRAFQEWDEDADIDESEEAAEDSLAINIAQMEKRLLHGLIHNVLPHVGSSVKTLVLAYSSAASSKMVRQILELCPNLEYLDLTQTDISDSAFESWSSVGYCQNLRHLDLSGCEKITDVAIERISRALGVISTHHNRGILKSCRNRNAKTLWKNRELTLQSNKKYNCLHEINNENLIEGGDGEQHWTKPDGSENFSSAYVWMLDADDLADIEDAAEWRHRNVEGFCLMEPTSHINCSGSCYGRDIYGLRTRGWQQHCASTDLIYCGHSFCCAGTALRTIRALPESSALCKKPTRTKQSEKKDSAYSGSEKTDEETARVLQFLSLSGCYQITDRALRALTLGGGLPHLEHLNLSGCLTVTGAGLQDLVSACPSLNDEHFYYCDNINGPHAETASGCQNLQCGFRACCRSGE, translated from the exons ATGGCTCCTTTCCCCGAGGAGGTGGACGTCTTCTCGGCTCCGCACTGGCGGATGAAGCAGCTGGTGGGGCTCTACTGCGACAAG ctTTCCAAGACTAACTTCTCCAACAACAATGACTTTCGGGCTCTGCTGCAATCTCTTTATGCCACATTCAAGGAATTTAAAATGCACGAGCAGATTGAAAATGAGTGTATCATTGGTTTACTTCAGCAACGTAGCCGGACAGTGTACAATGTGCACTCAGACAACAAACTCTCAGAGATGCTCAGCCTCTTTGAGAAAGGGTTAAAGAATGTAAAG aATGAATACGAACAGCTAAACTATGCTAAACAGCTGAAGGAGAGATTGGAAGCCTTTACCAGGGATTTCCTTCCTCatatgaaagaggaagaggag gTTTTTCAGCCAATGTTGATGGAATACTTTACTTACGAAGAATTGaaagatattaagaagaaagtaATCGCACAGCACTGCTCACAGAAGGAGGCTGCCGAATTCAGAGGTCTTAGTAAGTGGAATCaagcagaagagctgcagaaggTCTTCAAATATTCTGTGGATGAGAAAGCAGATCAAG AAACTGAAGTAACAGGGCACACCACAAATATTACTAATCTTCCTCCTGAAGTAATGCTGACCATTTTCAGTTACCTTAACCCCCAAGAGTTATGTCAGTGTAGTCAAGTAAGCACTGAATGGTCACAGTTGGCTAAAACTGGATCTCTCTGGAAACATCTTTACCCTGTTCGCTGGGCTAGAG GTGATTGGTATAGTGGTCCTGCAGCAGATCTTGAGACAGAACCTGATGAGGAATGGGTCAAAAATAGAAAAGATGAAAGTCGTGCTTTCCAGGAATGGGATGAAGATGCTGACATAGATGAGTCTG aagaagCAGCTGAAGATTCGCTTGCCATTAATATAGCACAAATGGAAAAGCGTTTACTTCATGGCTTAATTCATAATGTCCTCCCGCATGTAGGTTCCTCAGTGAAGACATTAGTATTGGCCTACAGTTCTGCGGCATCCAGCAAAATG GTTAGACAGATCTTGGAGCTTTGCCCCAACTTGGAATATTTGGATCTCACTCAAACTGATATTTCAGATTCTGCATTTGAAAG TTGGTCTTCAGTTGGTTATTGTCAAAATCTCCGCCACCTTGATCTGTCTGGATGTGAAAAAATCACAGATGTGGCTATAGAGAGGATTTCCAGAGCACTGGGTGTCATATCGACTCACCATAACAGAGGTATCctgaaaagctgcagaaacagGAATGCTAAGACTTTGTGGAAAAACAGAGAGCTTACTCTGCAGTCCAACAAGAAGTATAATTGTTTGCATGAAATCAACAATGAAAACCTCATTGAGGGAGGAGATGGTGAGCAGCATTGGACTAAACCCGATGGCTCAGAAAACTTCAGTTCTGCTTACGTGTGGATGTTAGATGCAGATGATTTAGCTGACATTGAAGATGCTGCAGAGTGGAGACACAGAAACGTTGAAGGATTTTGTCTCATGGAACCAACATCCCATATTAATTGTTCTGGATCTTGCTACGGTAGAGACATTTATGGATTAAGGACTAGAGGGTGGCAGCAGCACTGTGCTTCTACTGACTTGATTTACTGCGGTCACTCGTTTTGTTGTGCTGGGACAGCACTAAGAACTATTCGAGCACTTCCAGAGTCCTCTGCACTGTGTAAAAAACCAACAAGGACTAAGCAGTCAGAGAAAAAAGACTCAGCATACTCTGGGAGTGAAAAAACAGATGAAGAGACTGCACGAGTTCTTCAGTTTCTCAGTCTGTCTGGATGTTACCAGATCACAGACCGTGCTCTCAG GGCACTGACACTGGGAGGAGGACTGCCGCATTTGGAACACCTTAACCTCTCGGGGTGTCTCACTGTCACTGGGGCGGGCCTGCAGGATTTAGTTTCTGCGTGCCCTTCTCTAAACGATGAACACTTTTACTACTGTGACAACATTAACG GTCCTCATGCTGAAACCGCCAGTGGATGCCAGAATTTGCAGTgtggttttcgggcctgctgccGCTCTGGCGAGTGA
- the FBXL5 gene encoding F-box/LRR-repeat protein 5 isoform X2 codes for MAPFPEEVDVFSAPHWRMKQLVGLYCDKSLYATFKEFKMHEQIENECIIGLLQQRSRTVYNVHSDNKLSEMLSLFEKGLKNVKNEYEQLNYAKQLKERLEAFTRDFLPHMKEEEEVFQPMLMEYFTYEELKDIKKKVIAQHCSQKEAAEFRGLSKWNQAEELQKVFKYSVDEKADQETEVTGHTTNITNLPPEVMLTIFSYLNPQELCQCSQVSTEWSQLAKTGSLWKHLYPVRWARGDWYSGPAADLETEPDEEWVKNRKDESRAFQEWDEDADIDESEEAAEDSLAINIAQMEKRLLHGLIHNVLPHVGSSVKTLVLAYSSAASSKMVRQILELCPNLEYLDLTQTDISDSAFESWSSVGYCQNLRHLDLSGCEKITDVAIERISRALGVISTHHNRGILKSCRNRNAKTLWKNRELTLQSNKKYNCLHEINNENLIEGGDGEQHWTKPDGSENFSSAYVWMLDADDLADIEDAAEWRHRNVEGFCLMEPTSHINCSGSCYGRDIYGLRTRGWQQHCASTDLIYCGHSFCCAGTALRTIRALPESSALCKKPTRTKQSEKKDSAYSGSEKTDEETARVLQFLSLSGCYQITDRALRALTLGGGLPHLEHLNLSGCLTVTGAGLQDLVSACPSLNDEHFYYCDNINGPHAETASGCQNLQCGFRACCRSGE; via the exons ATGGCTCCTTTCCCCGAGGAGGTGGACGTCTTCTCGGCTCCGCACTGGCGGATGAAGCAGCTGGTGGGGCTCTACTGCGACA AATCTCTTTATGCCACATTCAAGGAATTTAAAATGCACGAGCAGATTGAAAATGAGTGTATCATTGGTTTACTTCAGCAACGTAGCCGGACAGTGTACAATGTGCACTCAGACAACAAACTCTCAGAGATGCTCAGCCTCTTTGAGAAAGGGTTAAAGAATGTAAAG aATGAATACGAACAGCTAAACTATGCTAAACAGCTGAAGGAGAGATTGGAAGCCTTTACCAGGGATTTCCTTCCTCatatgaaagaggaagaggag gTTTTTCAGCCAATGTTGATGGAATACTTTACTTACGAAGAATTGaaagatattaagaagaaagtaATCGCACAGCACTGCTCACAGAAGGAGGCTGCCGAATTCAGAGGTCTTAGTAAGTGGAATCaagcagaagagctgcagaaggTCTTCAAATATTCTGTGGATGAGAAAGCAGATCAAG AAACTGAAGTAACAGGGCACACCACAAATATTACTAATCTTCCTCCTGAAGTAATGCTGACCATTTTCAGTTACCTTAACCCCCAAGAGTTATGTCAGTGTAGTCAAGTAAGCACTGAATGGTCACAGTTGGCTAAAACTGGATCTCTCTGGAAACATCTTTACCCTGTTCGCTGGGCTAGAG GTGATTGGTATAGTGGTCCTGCAGCAGATCTTGAGACAGAACCTGATGAGGAATGGGTCAAAAATAGAAAAGATGAAAGTCGTGCTTTCCAGGAATGGGATGAAGATGCTGACATAGATGAGTCTG aagaagCAGCTGAAGATTCGCTTGCCATTAATATAGCACAAATGGAAAAGCGTTTACTTCATGGCTTAATTCATAATGTCCTCCCGCATGTAGGTTCCTCAGTGAAGACATTAGTATTGGCCTACAGTTCTGCGGCATCCAGCAAAATG GTTAGACAGATCTTGGAGCTTTGCCCCAACTTGGAATATTTGGATCTCACTCAAACTGATATTTCAGATTCTGCATTTGAAAG TTGGTCTTCAGTTGGTTATTGTCAAAATCTCCGCCACCTTGATCTGTCTGGATGTGAAAAAATCACAGATGTGGCTATAGAGAGGATTTCCAGAGCACTGGGTGTCATATCGACTCACCATAACAGAGGTATCctgaaaagctgcagaaacagGAATGCTAAGACTTTGTGGAAAAACAGAGAGCTTACTCTGCAGTCCAACAAGAAGTATAATTGTTTGCATGAAATCAACAATGAAAACCTCATTGAGGGAGGAGATGGTGAGCAGCATTGGACTAAACCCGATGGCTCAGAAAACTTCAGTTCTGCTTACGTGTGGATGTTAGATGCAGATGATTTAGCTGACATTGAAGATGCTGCAGAGTGGAGACACAGAAACGTTGAAGGATTTTGTCTCATGGAACCAACATCCCATATTAATTGTTCTGGATCTTGCTACGGTAGAGACATTTATGGATTAAGGACTAGAGGGTGGCAGCAGCACTGTGCTTCTACTGACTTGATTTACTGCGGTCACTCGTTTTGTTGTGCTGGGACAGCACTAAGAACTATTCGAGCACTTCCAGAGTCCTCTGCACTGTGTAAAAAACCAACAAGGACTAAGCAGTCAGAGAAAAAAGACTCAGCATACTCTGGGAGTGAAAAAACAGATGAAGAGACTGCACGAGTTCTTCAGTTTCTCAGTCTGTCTGGATGTTACCAGATCACAGACCGTGCTCTCAG GGCACTGACACTGGGAGGAGGACTGCCGCATTTGGAACACCTTAACCTCTCGGGGTGTCTCACTGTCACTGGGGCGGGCCTGCAGGATTTAGTTTCTGCGTGCCCTTCTCTAAACGATGAACACTTTTACTACTGTGACAACATTAACG GTCCTCATGCTGAAACCGCCAGTGGATGCCAGAATTTGCAGTgtggttttcgggcctgctgccGCTCTGGCGAGTGA